A region from the Benincasa hispida cultivar B227 chromosome 8, ASM972705v1, whole genome shotgun sequence genome encodes:
- the LOC120083430 gene encoding reticulon-like protein B9 has translation MSTYSDSDDDSVPPSKLFGRRRPIHEIFGGGRVADILLWKDTKLSAGLLLGMTVLWFLFEVVEYNFVTLICHLSITSMLIFFIWCTGAEFFKWNPPRFPEAILKESTFKEVASTFHKRINQFLTKIFDIAYGKDLPLFFLAIVSLYLLSVIGSYFSFLNLLYFGFVALETLPFLYEKYEEEVDQFAGKAISQTKKSYRNFDAKFLNKIPRGPVKDKKLR, from the exons ATGTCGACCTACTCCGACTCTGACGATGACTCGGTACCTCCGTCGAAGCTCTTCGGCCGCCGCCGCCCAATTCATGAAATTTTTGGAGGAGGGAGAG TTGCGGACATATTGTTATGGAAAGACACGAAGTTGTCGGCTGGATTGCTGTTGGGAATGACAGTTTTATGGTTTTTGTTTGAGGTTGTTGAATACAACTTTGTCACTCTCATTTGCCACCTCTCTATCACCTCCatgctcatcttcttcatttggtGCACTGGTGCTGAATTTTTCAAATG GAATCCTCCACGGTTTCCAGAAGCAATATTAAAAGAATCAACATTCAAAGAAGTTGCTTCCACTTTCCACAAAAGAATCAATCAGTTCTTAACCAAGATTTTCGATATCGCTTATGGAAAAGATCTCCCACTCTTCTTTctg GCAATTGTTTCCCTGTATCTTTTGTCAGTGATTGGATCGTATTTTAGCTTTCTCAATCTCCTTTATTTCG GATTTGTGGCATTGGAAACTTTGCCATTTCTGTATGAAAAGTATGAAGAAGAGGTTGATCAGTTTGCTGGGAAGGCCATTTCTCAAACCAAGAAATCTTACAGAAATTTTGATGCCAAATTCCTCAACAAGATCCCAAGAGGACCTGTCAAAGACAAGAAACtcagataa
- the LOC120084045 gene encoding secreted RxLR effector protein 161-like, with the protein MTGCKPVDTPVEYNAKLGVTNNEVPISKERYQSQFMQASYKEHMNVVDRILQYLKGTPGKGPMFRKSGKKTIEAYTDSDWAGSVIDRKPTSGYCNFVWGNLVTWRSKKQGVVARSSEFRDM; encoded by the exons ATGACTGGTTGTAAACCTGTTGACACACCTGTGGAGTATAATGCAAAACTTGGTGTTACAAACAACGAAGTTCCTATTAGCAAGGAAAGGTACCAGAG CCAGTTTATGCAAGCTTCTTATAAGGAACATATGAATGTGGTTGACCGTATTCTTCAGTACTTGAAGGGGACCCCCGGTAAGGGTCCAATGTTCAGGAAGTCTGGGAAAAAGACTATTGAAGCCTACACAGATTCTGATTGGGCAGGCTCTGTCATTGATAGAAAGCCGACCTCTGGATATTGCAACTTTGTCTGGGGTAACCTTGTCACCTGGCGAAGTAAGAAACAGGGAGTGGTGGCTAGGAGTAGTGAGtttagggatatgtga